CTGGTAGCAGATATCCTGAGTGACGTCGTGGTACGTTTTACCGCTCGTTACGAGTGGTTCGCGCACTGGTGATACGTACTGCATAGTGATGAATATTAATGTCCTAGTTCTTTCTTATCAAGCAATTAACAGCTTAGGCTTTTTCTTCCTGGGGGAAGAATTTGGCGGCACCGTTACGGATTTTGGTCAGGTAGGTCACGTTCGGCTGCACGTTGATGGAATCGAGCACGTGGAAAGCCCGCTCGCCATCTTCGCGGCGCAATAGCTGGCTGAGGCGGCTGTTGGGGTCGCGCATGTCGCCAAACAGGATAGCCTCGGTGGGGCACGACTGAGCGCAAGCGGTTATGATTTCACCATCTTTCGGGCGACGCTTCTGCTTTTTAGCCTCCAGCTTACCGAGTTGAATGCGCTGGATGCACATCGAGCACTTTTCCATTACCCCACGAGCACGAACCGTCACGTCGGGGTTCAGCACCATGCGGCCAAGGTCGGTGAACATATGGCCGTTTACGTCCTCAAACTTCTCATTGGAGTAGTACGAGAACCAGTTAAAGCGACGCACTTTATACGGGCAGTTGTTGGCGCAGTAGCGAGTACCTACGCAACGGTTGTAGGTCATCTGATTCAGACCTTCCGAGCTGTGCGTAGTTGCTAGTACCGGGCAGACGGTTTCGCACGGCGCGTGGTTGCAGTGCTGGCACATCATAGGCTGGAAAATCACCTGCGGATTATCCGAAGGGTCTTCCATAGCTGCGTAAGTCTTCAGCTTGCCGTTTTTCTCGAATTCATCCTCGTGGTGGTCCGAGCTGTAGTAGCGGTCGATGCGCATCCAGTGCATCTCGCGGCGGTTAAGAACCTGCTGCTTGCCCACTACGGCAATGTTGTTTTCGGTCTGGCACCCAATCACGCACGAGCCACAGCCAATGCAGGAGTTGAGGTCAACCGCCATACCCCAGTGGTGGTCGTTGTACTGGTAGTCCTGCCACAACGAAACCTTGTTGGGCTTTTCCAGGCCATCGGGCGTTGCAACCCGCTCGTACTCCGATACTTCCTTAGGATTCTCGCGGTATTTAGCCAGCGTATTCTCCTGTACTACCTCATGGCGGTCCATGATAGTATGGTGCGTCTGCGTTTGCGCAATGGGGTTGGTAGCGCCCGTTTTTTCCAGCGTAACCGTATTGTAATACTGAACGCCAGCAGGAGTAGCCTGCGCCAATACGAAAGCGTTAGCCCCGACGGCATCACCTACTTTACCAACTTTGGTACGACCGTAGCCGACCGCGATACTTACCGTTCCCTCGGCCTGGCCGGGCTGCACCAGCACTGGCAGCTCAATGCTTTTGCCGCCGGCCGACACTTTCAGCACGTCGTTTTGCTGCCACTTGTTTTCTTCGGCCATTTTACGCGGCACGGCCACGTAGTTGCCCCAGGTAGCTTTCGAGATGGGGTCAGGCAGCTCATGCAGGAAAGGGTTGTTGCCCTCTATCCCACCCTCGCCAATACCAACTTTCTCATAGAGTACAGCTTCGATACCCGACTTAGCCGCCCCACCCAGGCGGCTGGTTGCTTCCGCCAGGCTCAGGGGCTGGGTAGTAAAAGTAGGCGTAGGCAGGGCTGAGCCAGTAGCTACCCCATCGTGCACTACTTTGTCCCAAGCAGCCTGGAAGCCGTTGTTGGCGCCCAGCACCGTGCGCCAGCCATCCTTCAGGAAATCGTAATACGTTTCGTTGGAGCCAGCCCAGCGCAGGAAAGTTTCCTGAGCCTGACGGGTCTTAAACAAGGGCGTAATGGTTGGCTGAGCCAAACTTAGCTCGCCGCGCTTGGGCTCGTAGTCGTTCCACGACTCCAGCCAGTGGTGGTCGGGAGCCTGGTACTGGCAGAGCGAGCCGGTTTCGTCCAACCGGTCGTTGAGCGAGATGGTCAGCGCTGCCTTATTGCCTTTCAGTGCTTCTTCGATTTCGGCACCGCGCGGGTGGTTGAAAACGGGGTTGGCATGGTAGAAGATTACGGCGCCGA
The sequence above is drawn from the Hymenobacter baengnokdamensis genome and encodes:
- a CDS encoding TAT-variant-translocated molybdopterin oxidoreductase, whose amino-acid sequence is MKYWKGIEELDNSPEFVKNAFAEFPDFLPVKEGRAGSPDDSSVAPRRDFLKLMGFSVAAATLAACEAPVHKAIPYLNKPEEIDPSISNFYASTYFTGSDYNAVLVKNRDGRPIKLEGNPESPVTRGGLSARAQAAVLNLYDGARLQHFMAKGKRVEFAQLDQAVRAGLGSASGKIVLVSPTIISPSTKRAIAALAGRYRSFEHVMYDVNSASALLQANGGVLPSYDFSRANVIVSLGADFLGTWISPVEYSRQYVTNRKVSTDKRTMSRHFQFETALSLTGSNADVRVAVKPSEIGSIALALYNAVAGGGSSAGLSAAAQKQVAQAAKELQANRGASLVVSGSNDPAVQTVVAAINQALGNVGTTLSLTTPSFVRQGEDGRMSQFISELKSGAVGAVIFYHANPVFNHPRGAEIEEALKGNKAALTISLNDRLDETGSLCQYQAPDHHWLESWNDYEPKRGELSLAQPTITPLFKTRQAQETFLRWAGSNETYYDFLKDGWRTVLGANNGFQAAWDKVVHDGVATGSALPTPTFTTQPLSLAEATSRLGGAAKSGIEAVLYEKVGIGEGGIEGNNPFLHELPDPISKATWGNYVAVPRKMAEENKWQQNDVLKVSAGGKSIELPVLVQPGQAEGTVSIAVGYGRTKVGKVGDAVGANAFVLAQATPAGVQYYNTVTLEKTGATNPIAQTQTHHTIMDRHEVVQENTLAKYRENPKEVSEYERVATPDGLEKPNKVSLWQDYQYNDHHWGMAVDLNSCIGCGSCVIGCQTENNIAVVGKQQVLNRREMHWMRIDRYYSSDHHEDEFEKNGKLKTYAAMEDPSDNPQVIFQPMMCQHCNHAPCETVCPVLATTHSSEGLNQMTYNRCVGTRYCANNCPYKVRRFNWFSYYSNEKFEDVNGHMFTDLGRMVLNPDVTVRARGVMEKCSMCIQRIQLGKLEAKKQKRRPKDGEIITACAQSCPTEAILFGDMRDPNSRLSQLLRREDGERAFHVLDSINVQPNVTYLTKIRNGAAKFFPQEEKA